Proteins from a single region of Abyssalbus ytuae:
- a CDS encoding helix-turn-helix domain-containing protein: protein MNKEHKKKFASEKEFLAFEFKSKARIIDDKMVEVIAPDGEVFSVLAPIGIYTNEETRHYQLHVIEYVFDKNFSDDKELMTHNIWKDLFLNRVSFMGMSPGDKQGERTRIGKKIRQIREEKGIEGKDLARLTNIDAANLSRIERGKYSVGLDILSKLASALGYHIDIVPN, encoded by the coding sequence ATGAATAAAGAACATAAAAAAAAATTCGCGAGTGAAAAAGAATTTTTAGCATTTGAATTTAAGTCAAAAGCAAGAATTATTGATGACAAAATGGTCGAGGTCATTGCGCCAGATGGAGAAGTTTTTTCAGTATTGGCTCCGATTGGGATTTACACCAATGAAGAAACTCGTCATTATCAACTACACGTAATAGAATATGTTTTTGACAAAAATTTCTCCGATGACAAGGAATTAATGACCCACAATATTTGGAAAGATTTATTTCTAAATCGCGTGTCATTTATGGGTATGAGTCCCGGAGACAAACAAGGAGAAAGAACTCGAATCGGAAAAAAAATTCGCCAAATTCGGGAAGAAAAGGGAATTGAAGGAAAAGACTTAGCAAGGTTAACAAATATAGACGCTGCAAATCTCAGTAGAATTGAACGAGGTAAATATTCCGTTGGACTTGATATTCTTTCAAAGCTAGCATCTGCCTTAGGATACCATATTGACATTGTACCAAATTAA
- a CDS encoding HNH endonuclease signature motif containing protein: MENLLENYNGIQECYYKNEHYSVRDNGAVLRHTPYNNRTRPTDNKWTFGKLNNRTGYLEIASVRIHRIVATAFHGEPPTKEHVVDHIDTNKQNNRPYNLRWVTRLENILLNPITVKRIEIACGCSVEEFLTDPSKFRNKFQEPNYEWMCAVNIQEAQASKERLLAWAKSEKPLQGGSLGEWIYNRNMSNQFTDYIEEKLEFINSLTPNAVQKARNWKTPSEFPCCPQENTHNPMADYIANLNMGNVFSRNQYTSSIIECFAISKDENTLWIMCKSGDENPIKPYSLAEITYQNDVFVHNSLGTFFEKGGAEKQFTLTQGLEWTGGETIDDYC, translated from the coding sequence ATGGAAAATTTACTTGAAAATTATAATGGCATTCAAGAATGCTATTATAAAAACGAGCATTATTCTGTTCGAGATAATGGCGCTGTACTTCGGCATACTCCTTATAATAATCGGACCAGACCAACAGATAACAAATGGACCTTTGGAAAATTAAACAACAGAACGGGTTATTTGGAAATCGCTTCTGTTCGTATTCACAGGATAGTTGCGACTGCCTTTCACGGAGAACCGCCAACAAAAGAACACGTTGTTGATCACATAGACACAAACAAACAAAATAATCGACCATACAATCTACGTTGGGTAACAAGATTAGAAAACATTTTACTTAACCCAATCACAGTGAAGCGAATTGAAATAGCTTGTGGATGTAGTGTTGAGGAATTTCTAACTGACCCTTCAAAATTTCGTAATAAGTTTCAAGAACCAAACTATGAGTGGATGTGTGCAGTAAACATTCAAGAAGCACAAGCAAGTAAAGAAAGGTTATTGGCTTGGGCAAAAAGTGAAAAGCCATTACAAGGAGGTTCTTTAGGCGAATGGATTTATAATCGAAATATGTCAAATCAATTTACTGACTATATTGAAGAGAAATTAGAGTTTATAAATTCTCTAACTCCAAATGCTGTTCAAAAAGCCAGAAATTGGAAAACACCAAGTGAATTTCCTTGTTGTCCTCAGGAAAATACTCATAATCCAATGGCTGACTATATTGCAAACCTAAATATGGGGAATGTATTTTCTCGAAACCAATATACAAGTTCGATTATTGAATGTTTTGCAATTTCCAAAGACGAAAACACATTGTGGATTATGTGCAAAAGTGGCGACGAAAACCCAATAAAACCTTATTCTTTGGCAGAGATAACCTATCAAAACGATGTTTTCGTTCATAATAGTCTTGGAACTTTTTTCGAAAAAGGTGGAGCAGAAAAACAATTTACTCTTACACAAGGACTTGAATGGACAGGAGGTGAAACCATTGATGATTATTGTTGA
- a CDS encoding tetratricopeptide repeat protein — protein sequence MGDYINNYVFKALENYPYDLEEVMEALNYALSYDEKNTMALTLKGRVYAEKLYKYEEAISYYKQVLAENISAFEVYSPYINTLFWNEDYKEAEQFINFALTVKGSDKALLYLKKAILNEQLRKYKKALKLLKVAEEHTFNNEFISTINSERARIKGKIPKKENSEQKKRRKK from the coding sequence ATGGGAGATTATATTAATAATTATGTTTTTAAAGCATTAGAAAATTACCCTTATGATTTAGAAGAAGTTATGGAGGCATTGAATTATGCGCTGTCATATGATGAAAAAAACACCATGGCTTTAACTTTAAAGGGTAGAGTATATGCCGAGAAACTTTATAAATATGAGGAGGCAATTTCATATTACAAACAAGTTTTGGCTGAAAATATCAGTGCTTTTGAAGTGTATTCACCTTATATAAACACACTTTTTTGGAATGAAGATTATAAAGAGGCAGAACAGTTTATAAATTTTGCCCTAACCGTTAAAGGATCGGACAAAGCACTGTTGTATTTAAAAAAAGCCATTTTGAATGAACAATTGAGAAAGTATAAGAAGGCTTTGAAATTATTAAAAGTGGCAGAAGAACATACTTTTAACAATGAATTTATAAGTACTATAAATTCTGAACGAGCCAGGATAAAGGGGAAGATCCCCAAGAAGGAAAATTCAGAACAAAAAAAACGAAGAAAAAAGTAA
- a CDS encoding P-loop ATPase, Sll1717 family translates to MQTGFFAYGSQIPSSGECIEEAIKIINNDDNDVKIESWRNLKVSGSLIISNILASINKSDFFCADLTGLNDNVLFEIGYALAKGKPLYLINDTTQEESSRRFRELGLLSTVGYYPYTNTQNIVDGFYRMTPYDPVDKYWEELTKTLPNDIERKALLVLNSQVETNYNLEIINQVEFFNLPNIVDDASESIVQPISWYIEQLYSVPAVLVQFSSQARSGYEIHNSKCALVSGIALGLGLKLQMIAEKPYGVPMDYKELLKKFSNRKECALIVTNYLGELRDEIASLLIDSDKKTIERRTRSELQNVNFGEAIAEHESNNLYEYYVDTYHTQQLIKNEYNIVIGRKGSGKTATLYYLKEDLARDVRNNVILIKPINFEVDGLILLMEESNSEFEKGFLIETIWKFLIYTEIAKYLYSKTKDKPLYALTDVETKFIDFIEKNKAIYLTDFSTRLEEQIKILKENNIKDIGAGNNKEFRLKVSELLHQSSIYEMKKYFGDLIPKKHRLIVLIDNLDKSWRKDSKINILSKYILGLLGVSGRIFQELSYIKSTNKNIAFHLTIFLRSDIFKRVISFAREPDKIEVSRLKWDDPEILFRIVEDRFTQLSKGKYTGDDLWEKFFVKKVKSMDTKEYITNSIFPRPRDIIYFFKTCKDIAISRGHNIIEENDVISAHTDYSSWVFKSVLVENGITYKQMEDFMYELMTSNEIISIEQINEKMTNAKILNHDSDDLDRFIDHLVNLTIIGRETEKGKFSFEYDVDNAKKIKILSKKLDSNRFKIHPALVPYLECKT, encoded by the coding sequence ATGCAGACAGGTTTTTTTGCTTACGGCTCACAAATTCCTTCAAGTGGTGAGTGTATAGAAGAAGCGATCAAAATTATTAATAATGATGATAACGATGTGAAAATTGAATCTTGGAGAAATTTGAAAGTATCTGGGTCATTAATAATTTCTAATATATTAGCTTCAATAAATAAATCTGATTTCTTCTGTGCAGATCTGACAGGGCTTAATGATAATGTCTTATTTGAAATAGGATATGCTTTAGCAAAAGGTAAACCTCTTTATTTAATTAATGATACTACACAAGAAGAATCTTCAAGGAGATTTAGAGAATTAGGTCTTTTGTCTACTGTTGGATATTACCCATACACTAACACACAAAATATTGTTGATGGTTTTTATAGAATGACACCTTATGATCCAGTTGATAAATATTGGGAGGAACTGACTAAAACTTTACCAAATGATATAGAAAGGAAGGCTCTTTTAGTTTTAAATAGTCAGGTAGAAACAAATTATAATCTTGAAATAATTAATCAAGTAGAATTTTTTAATCTACCAAATATTGTAGATGATGCTAGTGAAAGTATAGTTCAACCTATTAGTTGGTATATTGAGCAATTATATTCTGTACCAGCTGTTTTAGTACAATTCTCTTCACAGGCTAGATCAGGGTATGAAATTCATAACTCTAAATGTGCTCTTGTATCTGGAATTGCATTGGGTCTAGGATTAAAGCTTCAAATGATTGCTGAAAAACCTTATGGAGTGCCAATGGATTATAAGGAACTCCTTAAAAAATTTAGTAATAGAAAAGAGTGTGCTTTAATAGTAACAAATTACTTAGGTGAATTAAGAGATGAAATAGCCTCTTTACTTATAGATAGTGATAAAAAAACAATTGAGAGGAGAACTAGAAGCGAACTCCAAAATGTCAATTTTGGTGAGGCGATTGCTGAGCACGAAAGTAATAATCTTTATGAATATTATGTGGATACATATCACACTCAACAACTAATTAAAAATGAATATAATATCGTAATTGGAAGAAAAGGTTCAGGGAAAACAGCAACGCTTTATTATTTAAAAGAAGACTTAGCCAGAGATGTAAGGAATAATGTGATACTAATAAAGCCAATAAATTTTGAGGTTGATGGATTAATTTTACTTATGGAGGAATCTAATAGTGAATTTGAAAAAGGTTTTTTAATAGAAACAATTTGGAAGTTTCTGATATATACAGAAATTGCTAAATATTTATATTCAAAAACAAAAGATAAACCTCTCTATGCATTGACTGATGTTGAAACAAAATTTATAGACTTCATCGAAAAAAATAAGGCTATATATCTTACTGATTTCTCAACGAGGTTAGAAGAACAAATAAAAATTCTAAAGGAAAATAATATAAAAGATATTGGTGCAGGAAATAATAAAGAATTTAGGTTAAAAGTTTCAGAGTTGCTTCATCAAAGTTCTATTTATGAAATGAAAAAGTATTTTGGTGATTTAATCCCTAAGAAACATAGGCTGATAGTACTTATTGATAACTTAGATAAGTCCTGGCGCAAAGATTCCAAAATTAATATTCTTAGCAAATATATACTTGGATTATTAGGGGTTTCAGGTCGGATTTTTCAAGAGTTATCTTATATAAAATCAACGAATAAAAATATTGCATTTCATCTTACTATATTTCTTAGAAGTGATATTTTCAAGCGTGTAATTTCTTTTGCGAGGGAGCCTGATAAAATTGAAGTTTCTAGATTAAAATGGGATGATCCAGAGATTTTGTTTAGAATTGTAGAAGATCGTTTTACTCAACTAAGTAAAGGGAAATATACTGGAGATGATCTTTGGGAAAAGTTTTTCGTGAAAAAGGTAAAATCTATGGATACTAAAGAATATATAACTAATAGTATTTTTCCAAGACCTAGAGATATAATTTATTTTTTCAAAACCTGTAAGGATATTGCTATTTCTAGGGGGCATAATATTATAGAAGAGAATGATGTTATTTCTGCTCATACAGATTATTCAAGTTGGGTTTTCAAGTCAGTTTTAGTAGAAAATGGAATTACTTATAAACAGATGGAAGATTTTATGTATGAATTGATGACTAGTAATGAAATCATAAGCATAGAACAAATAAATGAAAAGATGACTAATGCTAAAATACTTAATCATGACTCGGATGATCTAGATAGGTTTATTGATCATTTGGTAAATTTAACAATTATTGGAAGAGAAACAGAGAAAGGCAAATTCAGTTTTGAGTATGATGTAGATAATGCAAAAAAAATCAAAATATTGTCTAAAAAATTAGATTCCAATAGATTTAAAATTCATCCGGCGCTAGTACCATATTTAGAATGTAAAACCTAA
- a CDS encoding slipin family protein: MKRVRINAGKVGLIFKKGDYQRVITKGTHWLGFNESILKYDLTRPFTAPVALELLLHDKELEAMLDVIEVKDHELVLVYENGNFKNILFAGRYVYWKGLIDREFVYADLSKIYITERIDKSLFNHSELGKYIRTFEVAAYEKAVLMVDDVYTKTLESGTYRFWRNDTSIKIAKADLRQLQLEIAGQELLTRDKAAIRINFYTQYKVVDIEKALLDNRDYEKQLYVSMQLALRTFIGNYTLDELLERKESIANAVLESVKNHTVKLGVRVLNCGIRDIILPGDMKEIMNQVLVAQKKAQANIITRREETASTRSLLNTAKLKEMEYVEKIADKIGEISVSGDGGMIKQLKDIFSVNK, translated from the coding sequence ATGAAAAGAGTAAGAATTAATGCGGGCAAAGTAGGTTTGATTTTCAAAAAAGGTGATTACCAACGGGTGATTACCAAAGGAACTCATTGGTTAGGATTTAATGAAAGTATATTAAAATATGATCTGACCAGGCCTTTTACAGCACCGGTAGCATTGGAACTCTTACTACATGACAAGGAGTTGGAGGCCATGTTGGATGTAATTGAAGTAAAGGATCATGAACTTGTGCTGGTTTATGAAAACGGTAATTTTAAAAACATCTTGTTTGCGGGCCGTTATGTTTACTGGAAAGGATTGATTGATCGTGAATTTGTATATGCAGATCTAAGCAAAATTTATATTACCGAAAGGATTGACAAGTCACTATTTAATCATTCTGAATTGGGTAAGTATATCAGGACTTTTGAGGTGGCTGCTTATGAAAAAGCAGTTTTGATGGTAGATGATGTGTATACAAAAACCCTGGAAAGCGGTACCTACCGTTTTTGGAGAAATGATACCTCCATTAAAATTGCCAAGGCAGATTTGAGGCAGTTGCAATTGGAAATTGCCGGTCAGGAATTACTGACCAGGGATAAGGCAGCAATTCGTATAAACTTTTATACCCAGTATAAGGTTGTTGATATTGAAAAAGCTTTGTTGGATAACAGAGATTATGAAAAGCAATTGTATGTGTCAATGCAACTGGCCTTAAGAACTTTTATAGGAAACTACACGTTGGATGAGCTTTTGGAACGTAAAGAAAGTATTGCGAACGCAGTATTGGAAAGCGTAAAGAACCACACAGTGAAATTAGGGGTGCGTGTGTTGAATTGCGGTATTCGTGATATTATTTTACCTGGTGATATGAAAGAGATCATGAACCAGGTATTGGTGGCACAAAAAAAGGCCCAGGCTAATATTATTACCCGCCGTGAAGAGACCGCCTCTACACGTAGTTTGCTAAATACTGCCAAACTAAAGGAAATGGAATATGTAGAGAAAATTGCTGATAAAATTGGTGAGATCAGTGTCTCTGGTGACGGGGGTATGATCAAACAATTAAAGGATATATTCTCTGTGAATAAATAG
- the prfH gene encoding peptide chain release factor H, which yields MKTKIIQLTSAKGPVECAWVVAKILKLFLKELTGNKIAYEILHKEDGLENGTVQSVTIKLKGKELSEFLEGWLGTIQWIGTSTFRKYHKRKNWFIGCYELHQYQQKTISESEIQFQAIRSSGAGGQHVNKVSSAIRAKHIPTGVQVLVMDNRSQHQNKKIAIERLKEKIADYNTGQLKEAIKSEWENHLNLERGNPVRIFTGSDFKQNKRDKSFKTKRNQLKTDLRKQLE from the coding sequence ATGAAAACTAAAATAATACAATTAACATCAGCAAAGGGACCCGTAGAATGTGCCTGGGTTGTAGCTAAAATACTAAAACTCTTCTTAAAAGAATTGACAGGTAATAAAATAGCCTATGAAATTTTGCATAAAGAAGATGGTTTAGAAAACGGTACGGTACAATCAGTAACTATAAAACTAAAGGGAAAGGAACTTTCGGAATTTTTAGAAGGTTGGTTAGGTACTATTCAATGGATAGGAACCTCAACTTTCAGGAAATATCATAAACGTAAAAATTGGTTTATAGGTTGTTATGAGTTGCATCAATATCAACAAAAAACAATTAGTGAAAGTGAAATTCAATTTCAAGCTATTCGGAGTTCCGGTGCCGGGGGGCAACATGTGAACAAAGTAAGTTCGGCTATCAGAGCGAAGCATATACCAACAGGGGTTCAGGTTTTGGTGATGGATAACCGTTCGCAGCACCAAAATAAGAAGATTGCTATTGAGCGATTAAAGGAAAAAATTGCTGATTATAATACAGGCCAGTTAAAAGAGGCTATAAAAAGTGAATGGGAAAATCATTTGAATTTGGAAAGAGGGAATCCTGTTCGAATATTTACCGGCTCAGATTTTAAACAAAACAAAAGGGATAAATCTTTTAAAACGAAACGTAATCAGTTGAAAACCGATTTGCGAAAACAATTAGAATAA
- a CDS encoding TetR/AcrR family transcriptional regulator encodes MKDILSNLKININEGLFLKDPESSKLGKKIIEHSILMIYEQGFDNFTFKKLGEKIGSNESSVYRYFENKHKLLLYLTSWYWGWVEYKLVFTTNSISNIEEKLTKAIEIVTQPAQEDSSFSHINEVLLSSIVISEHSKSYLTKEVDKDNKEGFFLTYKRLVNRLSDMVLEINPGYLYPKSLMSTVMEGALHQHFLKDHFKSITNCGEEHSPTDFFIHLIFTAIKK; translated from the coding sequence ATGAAAGATATACTCTCGAACTTAAAGATCAATATCAATGAAGGTTTATTCCTGAAAGATCCGGAATCTTCCAAACTGGGGAAAAAGATTATTGAGCATTCCATTCTTATGATTTATGAGCAGGGCTTTGATAATTTTACTTTTAAAAAACTTGGAGAAAAAATAGGGTCCAACGAAAGTTCGGTTTACCGCTATTTTGAGAACAAGCATAAATTATTGCTTTATCTGACGTCCTGGTATTGGGGATGGGTGGAGTATAAATTGGTTTTTACCACGAATAGTATCTCGAATATTGAAGAAAAACTAACGAAAGCTATAGAGATCGTAACGCAACCTGCACAGGAAGACAGCTCATTTTCTCATATAAACGAAGTACTTTTGAGCAGCATTGTGATCTCAGAGCATTCCAAATCATACCTGACCAAAGAAGTTGACAAAGATAATAAAGAGGGGTTCTTCCTGACTTACAAACGACTGGTCAACCGGTTATCGGACATGGTGTTGGAGATCAACCCAGGGTACCTGTACCCTAAAAGCCTTATGTCGACAGTCATGGAGGGAGCATTGCACCAGCATTTTCTTAAGGATCATTTTAAATCCATCACGAATTGTGGTGAAGAACATTCACCAACTGATTTTTTTATTCACCTGATATTCACCGCAATTAAAAAATAG
- a CDS encoding helix-turn-helix transcriptional regulator, producing the protein MEERINRIKEVLVIKGISQKELAAQLGKNPNTVTAICNNKSQPHLKDLKRIAKILDVDIRELLVPTKKDS; encoded by the coding sequence ATGGAAGAAAGAATAAATAGAATAAAAGAAGTTTTGGTTATTAAAGGAATTAGCCAAAAAGAACTGGCTGCTCAATTGGGTAAAAATCCTAATACCGTCACTGCTATATGCAATAATAAATCCCAACCGCATTTAAAAGACCTTAAACGCATTGCTAAAATACTGGATGTTGATATCCGGGAATTATTGGTACCTACTAAAAAGGATTCCTAA
- a CDS encoding peptidase domain-containing ABC transporter: protein MAKEKYTPLKRFWGLLKLDRRDIYQILSYAIFAGLVNLSLPLGIQAIINLIQMGQVSTSWIVLVILVVLGVAFAGTLQLMQFRITENLQQKIFAKSSFEFAYRFPKIKFNEFYNTYPPELANRFFDTIIIQKGISKILIDFSAAILQVFFGILLLSFYHPFFILYGLALVGLIYIIFKFTAPKGLATSLDESKYKYKVAHWLQEIARSVNSFKLSGNTSHAMEKNDSLVMSYLHARESHFKVLVSQFIQLIGFKVLVTAGLLIIGGLLVLNQQMNIGQFVAAEIIILLIVASVEKLILGLETVYDVLTSLEKIGQVVDMDLENVEGERPFSNESDYSIKLENVNYRYPGSEEDVLHNINLEIKQGDKICIQGPNGSGKSTLVRILSGLLTPTKGNFYVGDRNMAPINLNNYRSYLGQVLTDETPFEGSIYSNITFGSKELTLKDVQWAVEKSGLSDYIRSLPEGLHSQVYPEGKQLSSAITRKILLARSIVKKPKILLYKDPLDPIDQEETERLMDFLTEKSNPWTLIVVSRNEKWTGKCSKIIHLDKGSVISVTKRK, encoded by the coding sequence ATGGCAAAGGAAAAATACACCCCTTTAAAACGTTTTTGGGGATTACTTAAGCTAGACAGGCGTGATATATACCAGATACTATCGTATGCGATTTTCGCCGGACTGGTAAATTTATCGCTTCCGCTGGGAATACAGGCAATCATCAATCTGATCCAGATGGGGCAGGTGAGTACTTCCTGGATCGTTCTGGTTATATTGGTTGTACTGGGAGTAGCTTTTGCAGGGACTCTTCAACTGATGCAATTTCGTATCACGGAAAACCTTCAACAGAAAATATTTGCGAAGTCTTCCTTTGAATTTGCCTACCGGTTCCCGAAGATTAAGTTCAATGAGTTTTATAATACTTATCCTCCTGAACTGGCCAATCGTTTTTTTGACACTATTATCATCCAAAAGGGAATTTCCAAGATACTGATTGACTTTTCGGCAGCGATCCTGCAGGTTTTTTTCGGAATTTTGTTACTTTCTTTTTATCATCCGTTTTTTATCCTCTACGGACTGGCCCTGGTAGGGTTGATCTATATTATTTTTAAGTTTACTGCCCCTAAAGGGTTGGCTACCAGCCTTGATGAATCCAAATACAAGTATAAAGTGGCTCATTGGCTCCAGGAGATAGCCAGATCCGTTAACAGTTTCAAGCTTTCAGGGAATACATCTCATGCCATGGAAAAGAATGATTCGCTGGTAATGAGTTATTTACATGCCCGGGAAAGTCACTTTAAAGTTCTTGTTTCACAATTCATCCAACTCATCGGATTTAAAGTACTGGTTACTGCCGGGTTACTTATTATCGGAGGATTGCTGGTTCTTAACCAGCAAATGAATATAGGCCAGTTTGTTGCGGCCGAGATTATTATACTTCTTATTGTTGCTTCTGTAGAGAAACTCATTTTGGGGCTGGAAACTGTTTACGATGTACTGACTTCTCTGGAAAAGATCGGACAGGTAGTAGATATGGACCTGGAGAATGTGGAGGGGGAACGACCCTTTTCAAACGAGTCGGACTACAGTATTAAGCTGGAAAATGTGAATTACAGATATCCCGGAAGTGAGGAAGATGTTCTTCATAACATCAACCTGGAGATAAAACAGGGCGATAAAATATGTATACAGGGGCCCAACGGTTCGGGAAAATCAACTTTGGTTCGGATCTTATCCGGATTATTAACACCTACCAAAGGTAATTTTTATGTGGGCGATCGAAATATGGCCCCGATCAACCTGAATAATTACAGGTCATATCTTGGGCAGGTACTTACGGATGAAACGCCGTTTGAAGGTTCTATATACAGCAACATTACTTTTGGGAGTAAGGAATTAACATTGAAAGATGTGCAATGGGCCGTGGAAAAATCAGGACTTTCGGATTATATACGTTCTCTGCCGGAAGGGCTTCATTCGCAGGTATACCCTGAAGGAAAACAGCTTTCTTCCGCCATTACGAGAAAAATACTCCTGGCCAGGAGCATTGTTAAAAAACCAAAAATCCTTTTGTATAAAGATCCGCTGGATCCTATCGATCAGGAGGAAACCGAGAGGTTGATGGACTTCCTCACCGAAAAATCGAATCCATGGACGCTCATCGTGGTGAGCCGTAACGAAAAATGGACAGGAAAGTGCAGTAAGATTATTCATTTGGATAAGGGTTCTGTTATTTCAGTGACAAAAAGAAAATAA
- a CDS encoding RtcB family protein, which yields MGNKLKGKDLIKLGFPRNNSINIALGQINRYCKKEKKENILEEAKEVLLAPEKFRGNAIWGKVAEGLVKPVEVRRHQLRNTRAPFLIYGENEIDEQAKYQLYDALKLPIAVQGALMPDAHSGYGLPIGGVLATENAVIPYGVGVDIGCRMCLTVYPIKASYLKGKQQQLENILAEHTKFGMKETHVIKHDHEIFERAEFQDIPLIKRLKTKAYEQLGTSGSGNHFVEFGIVNITDENNELQLPTGDYVGLLTHSGSRGLGANIAKHYTYLATKQCPLPKNVQHLAWLDLSTHDGQEYWLAMNLAGDYAKACHDDIHKRIGKLLGAKAVAKIENHHNFAWKEQVNGVERIVHRKGATPANKGELGIIPGSMTTPGYIVRGLGNAESLNSASHGAGRLHSRRKCKEKFTKSDIKHQLKLNDVSLIGGGIDEAPMAYKDIEKVMANQQELVEVSGTFIPKIVRMDK from the coding sequence ATGGGAAATAAATTAAAGGGGAAAGATCTAATCAAATTAGGTTTTCCCAGAAACAACAGCATCAATATTGCTTTAGGACAGATTAACAGATACTGTAAAAAAGAAAAGAAAGAAAATATATTGGAAGAAGCCAAAGAAGTGTTATTGGCTCCGGAAAAATTTCGAGGAAATGCTATTTGGGGAAAGGTAGCCGAAGGATTGGTAAAACCGGTGGAAGTTAGAAGGCATCAACTAAGAAATACAAGAGCTCCGTTTTTAATTTATGGAGAAAATGAGATTGACGAGCAAGCCAAATATCAGTTATATGATGCTTTAAAATTACCCATAGCAGTGCAGGGAGCTTTAATGCCAGATGCACATTCGGGTTATGGTTTGCCAATAGGAGGGGTGCTTGCTACCGAAAATGCAGTGATTCCTTATGGTGTGGGTGTTGATATTGGTTGCAGAATGTGTTTAACAGTATATCCGATAAAAGCCTCTTATTTAAAAGGGAAACAGCAGCAATTGGAAAATATACTGGCAGAGCATACCAAATTCGGAATGAAGGAAACGCATGTTATAAAACACGATCATGAAATTTTTGAACGTGCGGAGTTTCAAGACATTCCATTGATAAAAAGGTTGAAAACCAAGGCTTATGAACAATTGGGTACCTCAGGGAGTGGTAATCATTTTGTAGAGTTCGGGATTGTAAATATTACCGATGAAAACAATGAATTACAATTACCTACAGGTGATTATGTAGGGTTGTTAACTCATAGCGGAAGCCGGGGTTTGGGAGCCAATATAGCGAAACATTATACTTATTTGGCAACTAAGCAATGTCCGTTACCTAAAAATGTACAGCATTTGGCATGGTTGGATTTAAGTACCCATGATGGGCAAGAGTATTGGTTGGCTATGAATTTAGCCGGGGATTATGCTAAAGCATGTCATGATGATATTCATAAACGAATAGGGAAATTACTGGGAGCAAAAGCAGTAGCGAAGATTGAGAATCATCACAACTTTGCCTGGAAAGAACAAGTAAACGGGGTGGAAAGGATTGTACATAGAAAAGGAGCCACCCCTGCCAATAAAGGTGAGTTAGGAATCATTCCGGGGTCTATGACAACACCAGGATATATTGTTCGCGGTCTGGGTAATGCCGAAAGCTTAAATTCTGCTTCTCATGGTGCGGGGCGTTTACATTCACGAAGAAAATGTAAAGAAAAATTTACGAAAAGTGATATTAAACACCAATTGAAATTAAATGATGTAAGCCTTATTGGCGGTGGAATAGATGAGGCGCCTATGGCCTATAAAGACATTGAAAAAGTAATGGCAAATCAACAAGAACTGGTAGAGGTGTCAGGGACATTTATACCAAAGATTGTAAGAATGGATAAGTAA